The Streptomyces sp. R28 region ACTCGGGTGTGGTGCGGATGTCGCCGGTGCGCGGGCGCGGGAAGGGCGGGCGGTGCTCGGCGATGATCCGGCCCGGGCGGGCGGACATCACCAGCACGCGGTCGCCGAGGACGATGGCCTCCTCCAGGCTGTGGGTGATGAAGAGTGTGGTCGTCCGCAACGACTGGGTGATGTCCAGGAGTTCGTCCTGGAGGATCGTGCGGAGCTGGGCGTCGAGCGCCGCGAACGGCTCGTCCATCAGCAGCAGTTCGGGCCCGACCGCCAGTGCCCGGGCGATCGCCACGCGCTGGCGCATGCCGCCGGAGAGGGCGGCGGGGTAGGCGTCCGCGAAGTCGGACAGGCCCATCCGGGCCAGCCAGTCGTCGGCGCGGGCGTTCGCCTCGCGGCGGGGGACGCGTTGGATGTCCAGGCCGAAGCGGACGTTGGCGCGCACGGTCTTCCAGTCGTAGATGCCGTAGTCCTGGAAGATCATGGCCGCCGGGCGGGTGCTGGATGTACGGATCTCCAGCGTGCCCGTGCTCGGGCGGAGCAGGCCCGCGGCGATGCGTAGAAGAGTGGACTTGCCGCAGCCGGAGGGGCCGACGACACAGAC contains the following coding sequences:
- a CDS encoding ABC transporter ATP-binding protein; its protein translation is MPPDPPHPKLKARELTRVFGRSPHTVDALGPLDLTVAPGEFVCVVGPSGCGKSTLLRIAAGLLRPSTGTLEIRTSSTRPAAMIFQDYGIYDWKTVRANVRFGLDIQRVPRREANARADDWLARMGLSDFADAYPAALSGGMRQRVAIARALAVGPELLLMDEPFAALDAQLRTILQDELLDITQSLRTTTLFITHSLEEAIVLGDRVLVMSARPGRIIAEHRPPFPRPRTGDIRTTPEFTALKSELWDLLRKEAVPA